The following coding sequences lie in one Eubacterium ventriosum genomic window:
- the hisS gene encoding histidine--tRNA ligase, with amino-acid sequence MALSKKPVTGMKDILPEEMKIRNYVQNVIKDTYKAFGFTQIETPCVENISNLTNKQGGENEKLIFKILKRGEKLNLETAQTDMDVVDNGLRYDLTVPLVRYYSNNANNLPSPFKALQMGSVWRADRPQRGRYRQFMQCDIDILGDPSNLAEIELILATTTTLGKLGFKNFQIRINERRILKAMAAYSGFPEESYDSVFIILDKMDKIGLEGVKEELIKYEFSEESVNKYVSLFKEIEQQANPIDYLAEKFGDYMEDDVKQWMNEIIESVKATKSSDFEIVFDPTLVRGMSYYTGTIFEIAIPEFGGSCGGGGRYNKMVGKFIGHDVPACGFSIGFERIVLLLMEQGFKIPEEYNKVAYLIEKGVKEDALCDVIAQAQEERKNGTQVLVTRMNKNKKFQKEQLKEQGYEEFKEFYKNPLK; translated from the coding sequence ATGGCATTAAGCAAGAAACCTGTTACAGGAATGAAAGATATTCTTCCTGAAGAGATGAAAATAAGAAATTATGTGCAGAACGTAATTAAAGATACATATAAGGCTTTCGGTTTTACACAGATTGAAACACCTTGTGTAGAAAATATTTCTAACCTTACTAATAAGCAGGGTGGAGAAAACGAAAAGTTAATTTTTAAGATTTTAAAAAGAGGCGAGAAGCTTAATCTTGAAACAGCACAGACAGATATGGATGTTGTTGACAACGGGTTAAGATATGACTTAACAGTTCCTCTTGTAAGATATTATTCAAATAATGCCAATAACTTGCCATCACCTTTTAAGGCTTTACAGATGGGGAGTGTTTGGAGAGCTGACAGACCACAGAGAGGTCGTTACCGTCAGTTTATGCAGTGTGATATTGATATTCTTGGAGACCCAAGTAACCTGGCAGAAATCGAATTGATTCTTGCAACTACAACAACACTTGGAAAGCTTGGATTTAAGAATTTCCAGATTAGAATTAACGAGAGAAGAATATTAAAGGCTATGGCTGCTTACAGTGGCTTCCCTGAAGAAAGTTATGACAGCGTATTTATTATTCTTGACAAGATGGACAAGATTGGTCTTGAAGGAGTTAAGGAAGAACTTATTAAATATGAATTTTCTGAAGAATCAGTAAATAAGTACGTTTCTTTATTTAAAGAAATTGAACAGCAGGCTAATCCTATTGATTATTTGGCTGAAAAGTTTGGTGATTATATGGAAGATGATGTTAAGCAGTGGATGAACGAGATTATTGAAAGTGTTAAGGCTACGAAGTCATCTGATTTTGAAATTGTATTTGATCCTACTTTAGTTAGAGGTATGTCATATTATACAGGAACAATTTTTGAAATTGCAATTCCTGAATTTGGTGGAAGCTGCGGTGGTGGCGGAAGATACAATAAGATGGTTGGAAAATTCATTGGACATGATGTTCCAGCCTGTGGTTTTTCAATTGGTTTTGAACGTATTGTTTTATTATTAATGGAACAGGGCTTTAAGATTCCTGAAGAATACAATAAGGTTGCTTATCTTATTGAAAAAGGTGTTAAGGAAGATGCACTTTGTGATGTTATTGCACAGGCTCAGGAAGAAAGAAAGAATGGTACTCAGGTTCTTGTAACAAGAATGAATAAGAATAAAAAGTTCCAGAAAGAACAGTTAAAAGAGCAGGGTTATGAAGAATTCAAAGAATTCTATAAGAACCCATTAAAATAA
- the hemZ gene encoding coproporphyrinogen dehydrogenase HemZ has translation MIDIQIVPEEFQYDVQSMVQAFYMGHPFKINSQVQDYYRILKVVYEENRINIILSDNEKKLFEEHYEIDCSGIVNHCDLSKTHRTELKNVLKKLLYSVMSKDTGKELPWGNLTGIRPAKIPGMLFEQGMREEQVRKTMKETYLISDEKLNLAIDISRRESRILSDINYKEGYSLYVGIPFCPTTCLYCSFTSYPISMYKDKVDSYVDSVIKEIKFLGEQLKGRELNTVYIGGGTPTTLEPDQMDRLITSLKENFDFSTVREFTVEAGRPDSITEEKLKTLKKHNVSRISINPQTMNQETLDIIGRRHTVEQIKEAFKLARQCGFNNINMDFILGLPQEDEKMVRYSMEEAKKLSPEGITVHSLALKRAARLNIMKDKYSDMHMENSSELMKVTEKYSEEMNMKPYYLYRQKNMAGNQENVGYSIEGCEGLYNILMMGDFQDVWAVGAGAVTKLLSPDRKEGKRIDTVKNVDQYIERIDEMIERKRKYFQSMGC, from the coding sequence ATGATTGATATTCAGATAGTACCGGAAGAATTTCAATATGATGTACAATCCATGGTTCAGGCTTTTTATATGGGACATCCATTTAAGATTAACAGTCAGGTTCAGGATTACTATAGAATTTTAAAAGTTGTTTATGAAGAAAACAGAATAAATATAATATTGTCAGACAATGAAAAAAAGCTTTTTGAAGAACATTATGAAATAGACTGCAGTGGTATTGTTAACCACTGCGATTTATCTAAAACTCATAGAACAGAGTTAAAGAATGTTTTAAAAAAGCTTTTGTACAGTGTTATGTCAAAGGATACAGGCAAGGAATTGCCTTGGGGCAATCTAACGGGAATACGACCTGCCAAAATTCCAGGAATGTTGTTTGAACAGGGAATGAGAGAAGAGCAGGTCCGAAAGACAATGAAGGAAACTTATTTGATTTCTGATGAAAAGCTTAACCTTGCAATTGACATTTCAAGAAGGGAAAGCAGAATATTATCAGATATTAATTATAAAGAAGGATACAGTCTTTATGTTGGAATTCCTTTTTGTCCAACTACATGCCTTTATTGTTCGTTTACATCTTATCCTATATCAATGTACAAGGATAAGGTTGACAGTTATGTAGACAGCGTCATAAAAGAGATTAAATTCTTAGGTGAGCAATTAAAAGGTCGTGAACTTAACACGGTATATATTGGAGGAGGAACTCCTACAACATTGGAACCTGATCAGATGGATAGGTTGATTACAAGTCTTAAGGAGAATTTTGATTTTAGCACAGTAAGAGAGTTTACTGTTGAAGCGGGACGACCTGACAGTATTACTGAAGAAAAGCTTAAAACATTAAAGAAACATAATGTTTCAAGAATTTCAATTAATCCCCAGACGATGAATCAGGAAACTTTAGATATTATTGGAAGACGACATACTGTAGAACAGATTAAGGAAGCGTTTAAGCTTGCAAGACAGTGTGGCTTTAATAATATAAATATGGACTTTATTCTTGGACTTCCACAAGAAGATGAAAAAATGGTAAGATATTCTATGGAAGAGGCAAAGAAACTTAGTCCGGAAGGAATAACCGTACATTCTCTTGCGTTAAAGAGAGCAGCACGTTTAAATATTATGAAAGATAAATATTCTGACATGCATATGGAAAATAGTTCTGAACTTATGAAAGTTACAGAAAAGTATTCAGAAGAGATGAATATGAAACCTTATTATCTATATAGACAGAAGAATATGGCAGGTAATCAGGAAAATGTAGGATATTCTATTGAAGGTTGTGAAGGCCTTTACAATATTCTTATGATGGGTGACTTTCAGGATGTATGGGCCGTTGGAGCAGGAGCGGTTACTAAGCTTTTGTCACCGGATAGAAAAGAGGGCAAAAGAATAGATACTGTAAAGAATGTAGACCAATATATTGAAAGAATTGACGAAATGATTGAAAGAAAAAGAAAATACTTTCAATCTATGGGTTGTTAA
- a CDS encoding MBL fold metallo-hydrolase yields MGKIEIRNLLVSECYTNCYLCKNKETGEGFIVDPGENELKISVNISKMEMKPVAIILTHGHYDHIGAVNALKERYGIKVYVSEAEKELIGNKKMNLSSYFDSPMTIEADEFLKDGQKITLAGINMTFIATPGHTPGSGCYYLEDNEILFSGDTLFHGSRGRTDFPGGSESEIMKSIREKLLKKLPDETAVLPGHNDSTTIGTEKVYY; encoded by the coding sequence ATGGGAAAGATTGAAATTAGAAATCTTTTAGTTAGCGAGTGCTACACTAATTGTTATTTATGTAAAAATAAAGAAACAGGCGAAGGATTTATAGTTGATCCGGGTGAAAACGAACTTAAAATTTCCGTAAATATTTCAAAGATGGAAATGAAACCTGTAGCAATTATTTTAACACACGGTCATTATGACCACATTGGTGCCGTAAATGCTTTAAAGGAAAGATACGGAATTAAGGTTTATGTATCAGAAGCTGAAAAAGAGTTAATTGGAAATAAAAAAATGAATCTTTCTTCATATTTTGATTCACCAATGACAATTGAAGCAGATGAGTTCTTAAAAGACGGACAGAAGATTACATTGGCAGGAATTAATATGACATTTATTGCAACACCAGGACATACACCAGGCAGCGGATGTTATTATTTGGAAGACAATGAAATCTTATTTAGCGGTGATACATTATTCCACGGAAGCAGAGGAAGAACAGATTTTCCGGGTGGAAGCGAATCTGAAATAATGAAATCAATTAGAGAAAAATTATTAAAGAAACTTCCTGATGAAACAGCAGTTTTACCGGGACATAATGACAGCACAACAATAGGAACAGAGAAGGTATATTATTAA